From a region of the Enterobacter sp. JBIWA008 genome:
- a CDS encoding Ig-like domain-containing protein — MKLNKIAKGTLNTGPITHSIIVWLLIISQLIMPSLITRSAFASEPVAAALPDSGTLTTAATMLSKNSEQNIAQQAESEITTRVTSQTANTIEEWLSHFGTARVQLSVDQNGNWDKSSVDLLSPLYDNKESLLFAQLGLRDPDSRVTGNMGLGIRSFNLRNWMFGANVFFDNDFTGQNRRIGFGGEAWTNYLKLSANTYLATSKWHNSKDFDDYEEKAADGFDLRAEGYLPAQPQLGMKVVYEQYYGDNVALFDTDHLQSNPSAVTLGVNYTPVPLITLGTNYRRGQDNLDDVQFQVDFHYDFAHDWRYQLSSDNIALERSLAGSRTDLVERNNQIVMQYRKKEAEGVGKLVLQTMDDHSPADGKTQNRLQVQVFNTKNQVMENTGVQWAANGQAVLDSTSSITDENGFAFVTLTDVSSEIVNVTATSGSVSAQAQSSFDKVVPATLLLKVDSNNSVADGVATDSASVKVEDSQHNAIGNATIEWAVSAGATLRNAETRTNADGVAHAQIVSTTAGEYSLTAKSGGLSQQGSVMFVANDLQAAITQFDLTQDRSPANGTMANKALITVEDPTGNPVVDTPVTLSATSTTVAFSSGVQRATSSMRTDAQGQVYLQFTDTVAEKVQLTAALKNGNTKTLKAEFIADESSAALQRLTVTNDGSPADGYSQNSAEVYVMDGNNNPLQGQAVSWKSDKPDVHFAQAGKTDQNGKATITYTSTAAQTFTLSASLANGSKLSAPSSFNTDENSLQIATLDVTTGAVANGSATNTASITVTDATHNLAANETVNWQVDGAAKLASLTGQTDAQGKLSVTFSDTKAEKVNVKATLAKNAASQTKESEFIADSSTAIIDSLDATKNALANGIDTNTAYVVVVDANNNPVPNAHIAWHLGGSTQPGQTDSSTNAKGQSSITFTDTVAQEVDVTATLDNANTKQTKSLFISDPSSAKIALSVGNDNSLADGATTNTIDAVVTDGQGNPLPVQNITWQSNRVTAQLPASSKTDLQGHSQITVTDVKGESVTVTATLTNQVSTNIDTHFVSYQVTELTPDMVQQQADGKSPITFTATLKDNSGNPVSGQKIAFSTTSANAQLSDAQPSTNASGQATVTLTDSKEESVTITAKSQTWSADTGKTSSVAFKSDHITGMTANGHDFTVSDKFPTIGMQNASFTMKINDSTASNSKYTWTSDASWLAFRNPGEAVFVSKASTKTATITATPVSGTGPALTYTFTLNHWVLNIGRSTIDPNVADTDCASNGATTPSYSFFSSGMEGQYGARGMGTFYGEWGNPKIMMGNQWSTSSTAESMWASETGSKGTRIYVNWRNGYVNNNPMTQAMDEVCLVY; from the coding sequence CGAATACCATTGAAGAGTGGTTAAGCCATTTTGGGACTGCACGAGTGCAATTGAGCGTGGACCAAAATGGGAATTGGGATAAAAGTTCAGTCGATCTCCTTTCGCCGCTTTATGACAATAAAGAGTCGCTGCTGTTTGCGCAACTTGGCTTGCGTGATCCGGATTCACGCGTTACAGGAAATATGGGGCTCGGTATTCGCTCATTTAATTTGCGCAACTGGATGTTTGGCGCCAACGTATTTTTTGATAATGATTTTACGGGGCAAAACAGGCGCATTGGATTTGGTGGTGAAGCCTGGACCAATTATCTTAAATTGTCGGCGAATACCTATCTGGCCACCAGCAAATGGCATAACTCGAAGGATTTTGACGATTATGAAGAAAAAGCCGCTGACGGTTTTGATCTCCGTGCCGAAGGGTATCTTCCCGCGCAGCCCCAACTGGGCATGAAGGTGGTCTACGAGCAGTACTATGGGGATAACGTCGCGCTATTCGATACCGACCATTTGCAGAGCAACCCTTCGGCGGTGACGCTGGGTGTTAATTACACGCCGGTTCCGCTCATCACTCTGGGCACCAACTATCGCCGTGGCCAGGATAACCTGGACGATGTGCAATTCCAGGTCGATTTCCACTATGACTTTGCGCATGACTGGCGTTATCAGCTCTCCTCCGACAATATCGCGCTGGAGCGTAGCCTTGCCGGAAGCCGTACCGACTTGGTGGAGCGTAATAACCAAATTGTGATGCAGTATCGTAAGAAAGAGGCTGAAGGCGTGGGCAAGCTGGTTTTGCAAACGATGGACGATCATAGCCCCGCTGATGGCAAAACGCAGAACCGGCTTCAGGTTCAGGTGTTTAATACCAAAAACCAGGTGATGGAAAATACGGGAGTGCAATGGGCCGCGAATGGACAAGCGGTGCTGGATTCAACCTCTTCAATAACCGATGAGAATGGCTTTGCATTCGTCACGCTTACCGATGTATCGAGCGAAATCGTCAATGTTACTGCAACGAGCGGCAGTGTTTCCGCCCAGGCGCAATCGTCTTTTGACAAGGTTGTGCCAGCCACGCTGTTGCTGAAGGTGGATAGCAATAACAGCGTTGCGGACGGAGTGGCGACGGATAGCGCCTCGGTAAAAGTGGAAGACAGCCAGCATAACGCTATCGGTAATGCGACCATTGAGTGGGCAGTTTCTGCCGGTGCAACATTGCGCAACGCAGAAACAAGGACCAATGCCGATGGTGTTGCACATGCGCAAATTGTTTCAACCACCGCGGGTGAATACAGCTTAACCGCTAAATCGGGCGGGCTATCGCAGCAGGGCAGCGTGATGTTCGTGGCAAACGATCTTCAGGCAGCCATAACCCAGTTCGATCTTACACAAGACCGAAGCCCGGCCAACGGAACCATGGCGAATAAAGCGCTGATTACGGTCGAAGATCCTACTGGCAACCCGGTTGTTGATACGCCGGTAACGCTGTCGGCAACGAGCACGACGGTGGCATTTTCATCGGGCGTACAACGTGCGACATCGTCAATGCGCACCGACGCTCAGGGCCAGGTATATCTGCAATTTACCGATACGGTCGCGGAAAAGGTTCAGCTCACCGCTGCGTTGAAAAATGGCAACACCAAAACGCTGAAAGCTGAATTTATTGCCGATGAATCTTCCGCCGCGCTGCAGCGTCTGACGGTAACGAACGACGGCAGCCCGGCAGACGGGTATTCGCAAAACAGCGCCGAGGTGTATGTGATGGACGGCAACAATAATCCACTGCAGGGGCAGGCGGTAAGCTGGAAGTCGGATAAACCTGACGTACACTTTGCGCAAGCGGGCAAGACCGATCAAAACGGGAAGGCGACCATTACCTACACTAGCACGGCGGCACAAACCTTTACGCTGTCTGCGAGCCTCGCGAACGGCAGCAAGCTCAGTGCCCCGTCAAGCTTCAATACCGATGAAAACAGCCTGCAGATTGCCACCTTAGATGTGACAACCGGGGCGGTGGCGAACGGTTCTGCAACCAATACTGCCAGCATCACTGTTACCGATGCGACCCATAACCTTGCGGCGAACGAAACCGTTAACTGGCAGGTGGATGGGGCGGCTAAGCTCGCGAGTCTGACAGGGCAAACCGACGCGCAGGGGAAACTCTCCGTCACGTTCAGCGATACCAAAGCGGAAAAGGTCAATGTGAAGGCCACATTGGCCAAAAACGCAGCCAGCCAGACGAAGGAAAGCGAGTTTATTGCCGACAGCAGTACGGCGATTATTGATTCGCTGGATGCGACCAAAAATGCGCTGGCCAACGGCATCGACACCAATACGGCGTACGTAGTGGTAGTAGATGCAAACAACAATCCGGTACCTAATGCGCATATTGCCTGGCATCTCGGCGGCAGCACGCAGCCGGGCCAAACGGATTCCAGTACCAACGCAAAAGGCCAGTCGTCCATTACGTTTACGGATACCGTTGCACAAGAGGTGGACGTCACGGCAACACTGGATAATGCGAACACCAAACAAACGAAGAGCCTGTTTATTAGCGATCCATCCTCGGCGAAAATCGCGTTAAGTGTGGGTAACGATAACAGCCTTGCCGATGGCGCCACGACCAACACCATTGACGCCGTGGTGACGGACGGGCAGGGGAATCCGCTTCCTGTGCAGAACATCACCTGGCAGAGCAACCGCGTGACCGCGCAGCTTCCCGCCTCCAGCAAAACCGATCTGCAAGGGCATTCGCAGATTACAGTGACGGACGTTAAGGGAGAAAGCGTCACGGTAACGGCCACGCTGACAAATCAGGTGAGTACCAACATCGATACCCATTTTGTGTCGTATCAGGTCACTGAGCTTACGCCGGATATGGTGCAGCAGCAGGCTGATGGAAAATCGCCAATTACCTTCACCGCAACGTTGAAAGACAATAGCGGGAACCCGGTTTCGGGACAAAAAATTGCGTTTTCTACGACGTCTGCGAACGCGCAGTTGAGCGATGCACAGCCGTCGACCAATGCCAGCGGGCAGGCAACCGTCACCCTGACTGACAGCAAAGAAGAGAGCGTCACGATAACCGCCAAATCTCAAACCTGGAGCGCGGATACCGGCAAAACCAGCTCCGTGGCGTTTAAATCCGACCATATTACGGGCATGACGGCCAATGGACATGACTTCACCGTTAGCGATAAATTCCCAACCATCGGCATGCAGAATGCCAGCTTTACCATGAAGATCAACGATTCAACGGCGAGTAATAGCAAATATACCTGGACGAGCGATGCCAGCTGGCTGGCATTCCGCAACCCGGGTGAAGCGGTCTTTGTCAGTAAAGCCTCCACCAAAACGGCCACCATTACCGCCACGCCGGTATCGGGTACGGGGCCTGCGCTGACTTACACCTTCACCTTAAATCACTGGGTACTGAACATTGGAAGGTCAACTATTGACCCGAATGTTGCCGATACTGACTGTGCAAGCAATGGGGCGACAACGCCGAGCTATTCCTTCTTCTCAAGCGGCATGGAAGGACAGTATGGTGCTCGTGGAATGGGAACATTCTACGGCGAGTGGGGCAACCCTAAAATTATGATGGGCAACCAGTGGTCAACGTCCAGCACCGCGGAATCCATGTGGGCCAGTGAAACGGGCAGCAAGGGTACGCGAATCTACGTAAACTGGCGCAATGGATACGTGAATAACAATCCTATGACACAGGCGATGGATGAGGTGTGCCTCGTGTATTAA